Within the Nissabacter sp. SGAir0207 genome, the region AATGCTGTTGCCGATGACGTTGGTCGCGGTGCGCCCCATATCCATAAACTGATCAATGCCGAGAATCAGCAGCACGCCAGCCTCAGGAAGCCCAAACATAGGAATGGTGGCGGCGACCACTACCACAGATGCCCTCGCGACCCCCGCCGTTCCCTTACTGGTCAGCATCAGCGTCAACAAAATCAACACTTGGTGAGTAAAACTCAGCTCAATGTTGAAAGCCTGAGCGATGAAAAGAATGGCAAATGATTGATACATCATCGAACCATCAAGATTAAAAGAGTACCCCAGCGGAAGAACGAAGCTGGTGATCTTGCGCGGCACACCGAATTTATCCAGCGCCTCCATGGTCTTGGGATAGGCGGATTCGCTGCTTGAGGTGGCAAAGGCAAGCATCAACGGCGCGCGAATGAGATCGGCCAGACGAAAAACGGATTTCCCCAAGAAGTAGTAGCCAATCGCAAACAGAATAGTCCAGAGAATAAGCAGGCCAAGATAGAACAGGCCAATCAGTTTGCCATAATCTGCCAGTAGCCCCATTCCCTGAACGGTGACCGCTGAAGCCAGTGCCGTAAATACGGCCACTGGCGCAAGGCACATGACGTAATCTGTCACGCGGAACATCACTTTTGCCAGTTCGTTGATAAACTTGACGATCGATGACTCCTCACCTGAATGAGCAGCGACCCATGAAAGCGCGGTGCCAAAGAAAAGAGAAAATACCAGGATCTGTAGGATTTCGTTATTGGCCATCGCCTCCACAATACTGCGTGGAAAGAGATGCGTGAGGAACTGCTTCAGGCTAAAGCCCCCGGTATTGAGGCCCGTCTGAACATGCTGCGCGCTATCGGCTACGAGATTTAAACCCTTACCTGGCTCAAAGAGATTCGCCAACCCCATACCAATCATTAAAGAAATAATGGAAGCGCTGATAAACCATGCCAGTGCCCGGAATGTGATGCGTTTGATTGACCCGGTATTGCCCATTGCGGCCAGACCAGAAATCACGGTCGCGAAAATCAGGGGGGCAATGATCATTTTGATGAGGCGCAGGAATATGTCAGTCACCAGATCGAAATACGAAGCAATTTCTTTGGCATGTTCCTGAGAGGTTGAGTAGTGATGTAATCCCCATCCCACAAGTATGCCAAGCACGATAGCTATCGCTATCTGTTTGAATAATGCCTTCTTGTTCATCCAGACCTCATTTTAAAGCGGGTAAGCACCGACAAGGAGCAGCCATCACATTGTGTGTTAGTCAGCAGCTCACTTACGTGTTGGGAGAGTTATTACTGCCCCGACTCTTGGCGTAATAACACCAGTCATGCCTTCAACGTATCCTCCAAAATCACCGCCATGGCAGCAGCTACCTTTTTAACAATCTAATTACATAAGCGATTGGGAAACTGTGAACTCTGTCTCACTAAAATTAAATGGCACTTTTAATGAATATTAATGGAACGCAGATCACGCCCTCCACTCTCTGTAGAACAATCTGAAGTTAAAAAATATCCATGTCAATGCGCAATACATTCACAGCAGTAAAAAATTCAAACCTATAAAAATATACAATAAAATCAATAAATTGAAAGATAACCAAATTGGTGCAATTGCCCCACACTTGGGCTTAAGTATGGTGCGAGCGCAAACCATAAAAAAGAACATCTCACACAGCGCTATAGTTAAAACATTTAAATTCAATGGATTATATTTAAAGCCAGCACTGCAACGTTAAAGAACCATTAAAATTTAATGGAACTTTTAGTTCCGGTTATTGATTTTAGTGTCGGATTGGTTCTATTCTCAGCGACAAGGGCTGGTCAGGGTTCAGAGAAATAACTCAGTTTGATATCAGCTGTTTCTCCGGAGTAAAGGTGCCCTGAAACGTCACTCCTATCCGCTTCTAAACGAGGTAATAAAATGCGTTATAACGTTGATGCCGTTCGTGAAAAGTTCCCGGTTACTGGCAATTGCCTGTATCTGGATTCAGGGCATCAGTCCCCTTTATCGGTTGACGTGAAAGCAGGGATTGAACAGTTTCTTGACGAGAGTCTGAATCATGCTGGCCCCAAGTCAGCATGGATGGCGCGCCTGGAAGAGGTGCGCGCGCAGGTTGCTCGCTTTTTTGGCGTAAGCGCCTCTGAAATTGCGTTTACCAAAAACACCTCTGAAGGCTGCAATCTCATCGCCAATGCCTATCCCTTCCGCGAAGGCGACAACGTTTTAATGCTGGAGGGCGATCATCCCAATAACACCTATGCGTTCCTGAACATTGAAAAAAAAGGCGTTGAAGTGCGGTTCGTGCCAATGACAGAGCGCGTCAATGCTGAAACTTTCCGGTCAGTGGCCGACGAGCGTACCCGCATTATTTCTCTGTCCCATATCACTTTCCACGCAGGCCATAAGTTTGATATCGAAAGCATCGCCGGTTTTTGTAAAGAACAGGGCAT harbors:
- a CDS encoding dicarboxylate/amino acid:cation symporter; translation: MNKKALFKQIAIAIVLGILVGWGLHHYSTSQEHAKEIASYFDLVTDIFLRLIKMIIAPLIFATVISGLAAMGNTGSIKRITFRALAWFISASIISLMIGMGLANLFEPGKGLNLVADSAQHVQTGLNTGGFSLKQFLTHLFPRSIVEAMANNEILQILVFSLFFGTALSWVAAHSGEESSIVKFINELAKVMFRVTDYVMCLAPVAVFTALASAVTVQGMGLLADYGKLIGLFYLGLLILWTILFAIGYYFLGKSVFRLADLIRAPLMLAFATSSSESAYPKTMEALDKFGVPRKITSFVLPLGYSFNLDGSMMYQSFAILFIAQAFNIELSFTHQVLILLTLMLTSKGTAGVARASVVVVAATIPMFGLPEAGVLLILGIDQFMDMGRTATNVIGNSISTAVIATYEGKRPLSEHANYAADPVQACHENQENTSSALSQKSV